The window ATGCGGTGGCCAGCACAATAGCAGCAGCGCCGTCGTTGATGCCGGAAGCGTTGCCGGCCGTGACGGTGCCGTCCTTCTGAAAGGCGGCGCGCAGGCCGGCGAGGGCCTCGGCGCTGGTGGCCTTGGGGTGTTCATCACGTGCGAAAGCCACGGTGTCGCGTTTGATGCGCACCTCGACCGGGGTGATCTGGCTGTCGAACCGGCCATCGGCTATGGCTTTGGCCGCGCGTGTCTGGCTCTCCAGAGCGAAGGCGTCCTGCTGCTCGCGGGTGATGTCATGCTCCTGCGCCACGTTTTCAGCGGTGACGCCCATGTGACCCGTGCCGAAGGGGCAATTCAGGGCGCCGAGCATCATGTCACGGCTGGCGATGTCACCCATCTTCTGCCCCCAGCGGGCCGCTGGCAGAATGTAGGGGCTGCGGCTCATGCTCTCGGCACCGCCTGCAATGGCGAAATCGGCGTCGCCGAGCATTAGCGACTGGGCTGCGGAGACGATGGCCTGTGCGCCGGATCCGCAGAGGCGATTGACGTTCATGGCGGGAGTGGCGTCGGGAATACCGGCTTCGATGGCCGCGGCACGCGAGAGGTACATGTCGCGTGGTTCGGTGTTGATGACATGACCGAAAACGACGTGACCGATCTGTCCCGGTTCCACGCCCGCCCGTTCCATCGCGGCGCGGGTGACCTCTGTGGCAAGGGTGATGGGAGGCGTGGCCGCAAGGGCACCGCCGAAAGTGCCGATGGCGGTGCGGGTGCCGTCCAGAATTACGATGTCGTTCATGATCTCTCTCCCTCAAGCGCTTTGCCGCCATCCTGCGGGCAGCGGCGGGGAGTGGCAAGTGGGAGGGGCGCGGGAAGTGGCGTTACCCTCAGCCCGAAATCACCAGGTCACGGCCGTTGTTCTTGGCCTGGTAGAGCAGTCTGTCCGCGCGGTCGTAGATCGAGGCGGGCGTGTCTGCGCTGTCAAAGGCGGTAACTCCCGCGGACAGGGTGAGCATGCCGATATCCTCATCCGTGGATTGCGATATCCAGTTGATGTCTCGAAATTCGCCGGCAATCAGTTCACAAAGGCGCCGAGCGCCCGAGAGTTCCGTCTCCGGCAGGACGAGGCCGAACTCCTCGCCTCCGATTCGGGTGGCGATATCACGTCCTTTCGTGTTTTCGCGCAGCAACGCCCCAAGGCGGCGAAGAATGTTGTCACCGGCGGAATGGCCCCATCGGTCGTTCACGGATTTGAAATGGTCGAGGTCGATCATCGCGAAACAAAAATTTGCACGCCGTGAGACCAGTTCCTGAAGCTTCTCATCCAGATAGCGGCGATTGGGCAGGCCTGTAAGATGATCCGTCGAGGAGGTCTTCCGCAGGATGACGAGTTCCTTCTGCATCTCTGTCAACTGGAACTGGGTTCGTTCCAGTTGCAGCGACATGCTTTGAACAGAGGCCAGATGCAGCTTGTTGGATGCCGCGACCCCCTTGCAGATCGAGCGCAGGTCGTCTTTCGTAACCTGCTGTGCGAGCGAGCGGATGCTTTCACGCATGTTGCTGCTGAGTTGCTGGTTGCCGCGAAGACTGTCACTCACATGGACTGAAACCTCGGCGATTTCGTTGTCGAGTTTCTTCTTGATCCGGCTGAGGCCCTTCTGGAGCGCTTCCGGACCGAACCATCGGTCGTAGATGTGGCACAGCTTTTCCTCGATTCGGGTGGGCGGGCCGGAAAGTACACCCGCCACTTCCTCAGACAGGCCGCGATCCATGCCTCGTACGTGATTGAAGAGCACTTCGAACACGGGAGGGCTGATGGGGAGGCGCAGATCGACGGCGATCTGGATTACGGTTTCGGCAAGGCGACGCTGCTCCTCGAACCGGGGGTTTTCGATGCGTGGGTCTTCTACCATGGCCAAACCTCGACTTTTGGCAGCATGTAAGGCTCGTTTCGTTGAATAATCCCTAATACTCACCTTCGTGCATTCACCCGAGATGATCGGGCTGGAGGCGGCAGCTTGCCGAGGAGCCGAAATGCTTAACCGTTTGTTAAGGAACTTCGGTCAATTTTCGGAAAGGTGGTGGCAAAGTTTTCTGAGTGATGGTGTTGCGAATGGCCGACCCCTCGGACGGGAACCTTCTTGCAAAGGGAAGTCAGCTGATGCGTGTGCTTGTTGTTCAAGACAATCGTGATCTGGGTTCAGTGTGGTGCAAGTTCCTCGAGCGGCAGGGACTGGAGGCCGTGCTTGCGACATCGGAACAGCAGGCAACGCTGGCGCTGGAGAACGAGCATTTCGATGTGCTTGTTCTGGA of the Algicella marina genome contains:
- a CDS encoding acetyl-CoA C-acyltransferase family protein, coding for MNDIVILDGTRTAIGTFGGALAATPPITLATEVTRAAMERAGVEPGQIGHVVFGHVINTEPRDMYLSRAAAIEAGIPDATPAMNVNRLCGSGAQAIVSAAQSLMLGDADFAIAGGAESMSRSPYILPAARWGQKMGDIASRDMMLGALNCPFGTGHMGVTAENVAQEHDITREQQDAFALESQTRAAKAIADGRFDSQITPVEVRIKRDTVAFARDEHPKATSAEALAGLRAAFQKDGTVTAGNASGINDGAAAIVLATASAAETAGLKPRARLLGYAHAGVRPEVMGVGPIPAVEKLLARTGLSASDFDVIESNEAFAAQALAVNKGLGLDPARVNPNGGAIALGHPVGATGAIITVKALYELERIAGKRALVTMCIGGGQGIALAFERL
- a CDS encoding GGDEF domain-containing protein; this encodes MVEDPRIENPRFEEQRRLAETVIQIAVDLRLPISPPVFEVLFNHVRGMDRGLSEEVAGVLSGPPTRIEEKLCHIYDRWFGPEALQKGLSRIKKKLDNEIAEVSVHVSDSLRGNQQLSSNMRESIRSLAQQVTKDDLRSICKGVAASNKLHLASVQSMSLQLERTQFQLTEMQKELVILRKTSSTDHLTGLPNRRYLDEKLQELVSRRANFCFAMIDLDHFKSVNDRWGHSAGDNILRRLGALLRENTKGRDIATRIGGEEFGLVLPETELSGARRLCELIAGEFRDINWISQSTDEDIGMLTLSAGVTAFDSADTPASIYDRADRLLYQAKNNGRDLVISG